A genomic window from Streptomyces broussonetiae includes:
- a CDS encoding PIN domain-containing protein, translating to MTDTTGAPDAAGAPLPLPLLIVDGANVVGSVPDGWWRDRRAAAVRLRDRLVPYARSGVTGLSGPVELVLVLEGAARGPASVPGVRVDEAPGSGDDRIVELAAAAGTRPCLVVTADRELRRRVSELGAEVTGPRTVLG from the coding sequence ATGACGGACACCACCGGCGCGCCCGACGCGGCGGGTGCGCCCCTTCCGCTGCCGCTCCTCATCGTCGACGGCGCGAACGTCGTCGGATCCGTGCCCGACGGCTGGTGGCGCGACCGCCGCGCCGCTGCCGTACGCCTGCGCGACCGGCTGGTGCCGTACGCGCGATCCGGCGTGACCGGCCTGTCCGGGCCGGTGGAACTGGTCCTCGTCCTCGAAGGCGCGGCCCGGGGTCCGGCCTCCGTACCCGGTGTGCGCGTCGACGAGGCACCCGGCAGCGGCGACGACCGCATCGTGGAACTCGCCGCGGCAGCCGGCACCCGCCCCTGCCTGGTCGTGACGGCCGACCGCGAACTGCGCCGCAGGGTGTCCGAGCTGGGCGCCGAGGTCACCGGACCACGCACGGTGCTGGGCTGA
- a CDS encoding CapA family protein encodes MNRRRSRTLLSLLTPLPLLAAVSGCGLLSDDAAGRGGGRSFTVAAAGDILMHPELVDQARKDAKRTGKGVNGLDFGPMMAGIEPVISKADLAICHFEPVMGPANGPFEGFPDFQVPPQQAKTIKDIGYGTCSTASNHTLDHGYEGVKRTLDTLDAAGLKHTGSARTRQEALTPLVMDVKGVKVAQISFAYGFNEPHPLPKDKPWLANQQDLGRIKAAEQRARKAGAEVVILSLHWGREHHPEPSSSQLSFARQIARNTGINLVIGHHAHVVEPMEKVDGTWVAYGLGNQIARHEVPTGLTEEGVIAWFTFTEHGKGQWEVQPRYEPTLLTIPPDAENVRDGGTAAYTDDDVRDYRLLDVPAALRDDHGLTQAQRARLRLAFERTEGTLLNRGAAADGLKPLTSLPE; translated from the coding sequence GTGAACAGACGCCGTAGCCGGACCCTGCTGTCCCTGCTGACCCCGCTCCCCCTCCTCGCCGCCGTCTCCGGCTGTGGTCTCCTCTCGGACGACGCCGCAGGCCGGGGCGGCGGGCGTTCCTTCACCGTCGCGGCCGCCGGTGACATCCTGATGCACCCCGAACTGGTCGACCAGGCGCGCAAGGACGCGAAGCGCACCGGCAAGGGGGTGAACGGGCTGGACTTCGGGCCGATGATGGCCGGCATCGAGCCGGTGATCAGCAAGGCCGACCTGGCGATCTGTCACTTCGAGCCGGTGATGGGCCCGGCGAACGGCCCCTTCGAGGGCTTCCCCGACTTCCAGGTGCCACCGCAGCAGGCGAAGACGATCAAGGACATTGGCTACGGCACCTGTTCCACCGCCTCCAACCACACCCTCGACCACGGGTACGAGGGCGTGAAGCGCACCCTGGACACGCTGGACGCCGCCGGCCTGAAGCACACGGGCTCGGCCCGGACCCGGCAGGAGGCGCTCACCCCGCTGGTCATGGACGTCAAGGGCGTCAAGGTTGCGCAGATCTCGTTCGCCTACGGCTTCAACGAGCCGCACCCGCTGCCCAAGGACAAGCCGTGGCTCGCCAACCAGCAGGACCTGGGCCGGATCAAGGCCGCCGAGCAGCGCGCCCGCAAGGCCGGTGCCGAGGTGGTGATCCTGTCCCTGCACTGGGGTCGCGAACACCACCCGGAGCCGTCGTCCTCGCAGCTCTCCTTCGCCCGGCAGATCGCCCGCAACACCGGCATCAACCTGGTCATCGGTCATCATGCGCACGTAGTGGAGCCGATGGAAAAGGTCGACGGGACCTGGGTGGCGTACGGCCTCGGCAACCAGATCGCCCGGCACGAGGTGCCGACGGGGCTGACCGAGGAGGGCGTGATCGCCTGGTTCACCTTCACCGAGCACGGCAAGGGGCAGTGGGAGGTCCAGCCGCGCTACGAGCCGACGCTGCTGACGATCCCGCCGGACGCGGAGAACGTCCGCGACGGCGGCACCGCCGCCTACACCGACGACGACGTACGGGACTACCGCCTGCTGGACGTGCCGGCGGCGCTGCGCGACGACCACGGTCTGACGCAGGCCCAGCGGGCCCGGCTGCGCCTGGCCTTCGAGCGTACCGAGGGCACCCTGCTGAACCGGGGCGCGGCCGCGGACGGCCTCAAACCCCTCACCTCCCTGCCCGAATAG
- a CDS encoding HAMP domain-containing protein, translating to MSLIGGIRPPIAVLSALLLTLAAVTALVLGRVDDTGVPKAVLTSQQHFAEDGAVALRASIDESVTDVTRSAALFSAGQPVSGDAVLDKLGSTYQKWMGTAVVEVRTGKLVAARGETVPLTDVDLASLSGADGLAPRMVRQKNGEARLLSFGLLTWPDKPQLLLVASRNLKFPGISLGQFRSIAVVDSSGAILSSDGIAEPESASNSIDRQDITASRKQLKDFAQRTARLAQRDPRSSKEPGTGGGYQGVSGSLLGGMLLSDRSVAGYATPAAPDPGENTTASGLGLSVVAMVKVTEESAARAQSPVFGLLAGGALLVVGALAVAVLLGTVQRPLIRLFLESRRLTRGDLTRPVTVPGYGEAHRIGGALERLRRQLLGEPADATGPARRPSGARRVGTRALLAVCAVLLLAWSAPLMLLVNRADSTAVVPRQLVNDQRERTDTLSDRVRRALNEGDADLQSVASLIGDKTAPEAMRSVLARTYNENRRYRSLYVVDSSGAIQAREGKSPKVIQKNRVSDKPLRLLGHGGKEPVVVAAAEIPGRDGAQLVGEFRVEFLNALLTRPGLGVVRLVDDRSRIIAGNTGFLAFRPLPDEHLKDLVEASAQRLGKKPRPAGVLYREHGVRIAAAAPFSGSGSAESLGWSVVSWQPVDHLAIPEYDSQNRTVLAGLLGAAAAAACLGWLHIVVARPLRTLAERAEALAGGDRRTVLFPQHHDEVGAVTRSLELIRQQLQDQRARQPRHTPPPRHTPQPYTPEQYTRN from the coding sequence ATGTCGCTGATCGGTGGCATCCGCCCGCCGATCGCGGTCCTTTCGGCCCTCCTGCTGACGCTCGCCGCCGTCACGGCACTCGTGCTGGGCCGCGTCGACGACACCGGGGTGCCCAAGGCGGTCCTTACCTCCCAGCAGCACTTCGCGGAGGACGGCGCCGTCGCGCTGCGCGCCTCCATCGACGAGTCCGTCACCGACGTCACCCGCTCCGCCGCCCTGTTCAGCGCCGGGCAGCCGGTCTCCGGCGACGCCGTCCTCGACAAGCTCGGCAGCACCTACCAGAAATGGATGGGCACCGCCGTGGTCGAGGTCCGCACCGGCAAGCTGGTCGCGGCCCGCGGCGAGACGGTGCCGCTGACCGACGTGGACCTCGCCTCCCTCAGCGGCGCGGACGGGCTGGCCCCGCGCATGGTCCGGCAGAAGAACGGCGAGGCACGGCTGCTCTCCTTCGGCCTGCTCACCTGGCCGGACAAGCCGCAGCTGCTGCTGGTGGCCTCCAGGAACCTGAAATTCCCCGGCATCAGCCTCGGCCAGTTCCGCTCCATCGCCGTGGTCGACTCCTCCGGCGCGATCCTCAGCAGCGACGGCATCGCCGAGCCCGAGTCGGCGAGCAACAGCATCGACCGTCAGGACATCACCGCCTCCCGCAAACAGCTCAAGGACTTTGCCCAGCGGACCGCCCGCCTGGCGCAGCGCGATCCCCGCAGCAGCAAGGAGCCCGGCACCGGCGGCGGCTACCAGGGCGTCAGCGGCAGCCTGCTCGGCGGGATGCTGCTGAGCGACCGGTCCGTCGCCGGATACGCCACGCCGGCCGCGCCCGACCCCGGCGAGAACACCACCGCCTCCGGGCTCGGCCTGTCCGTGGTCGCCATGGTCAAGGTGACCGAGGAGTCCGCCGCCCGCGCCCAGTCGCCGGTGTTCGGCCTGCTGGCGGGCGGCGCGCTGCTCGTCGTCGGCGCCCTGGCGGTGGCCGTGCTGCTCGGCACCGTGCAGCGCCCGCTGATCCGGCTGTTCCTGGAGTCCCGCCGGCTCACCCGGGGCGATCTGACCCGGCCCGTCACCGTCCCCGGCTACGGCGAGGCGCACCGGATCGGCGGCGCCCTGGAACGGCTGCGCCGCCAACTGCTGGGCGAGCCCGCCGACGCCACCGGTCCGGCCCGGCGCCCGAGCGGTGCGCGCCGGGTGGGCACCCGCGCCCTCCTCGCGGTCTGCGCGGTGCTGCTGCTGGCCTGGTCCGCCCCGCTGATGCTGCTGGTCAACCGGGCCGACAGCACCGCCGTCGTCCCCCGGCAGCTCGTCAACGACCAGCGCGAACGCACCGACACGCTCAGCGACCGGGTACGCCGCGCGCTCAACGAGGGCGACGCCGACCTGCAGTCGGTCGCCTCCCTGATCGGCGACAAGACCGCACCCGAGGCCATGCGGAGCGTTCTGGCCCGTACCTACAACGAGAACAGGCGCTACCGCTCGCTCTACGTGGTCGACTCCTCCGGCGCGATCCAGGCCCGTGAGGGCAAGAGCCCCAAGGTGATCCAGAAGAACCGTGTGTCGGACAAGCCCCTGCGGCTGCTGGGCCATGGCGGCAAGGAGCCGGTGGTTGTCGCCGCCGCCGAGATCCCCGGCCGCGACGGAGCCCAGCTGGTCGGCGAGTTCCGTGTCGAGTTCCTCAACGCCCTGCTGACCCGGCCGGGGCTCGGAGTGGTGCGGCTCGTGGACGACCGGAGCCGGATCATCGCCGGCAACACCGGCTTCCTCGCCTTCCGGCCGCTGCCCGACGAGCACCTCAAGGACCTGGTCGAGGCCAGCGCCCAGCGGCTCGGGAAGAAGCCGCGGCCGGCCGGCGTGCTCTACCGCGAGCACGGGGTCCGGATCGCCGCCGCCGCGCCGTTCTCCGGCAGCGGATCGGCCGAGTCGCTCGGCTGGAGCGTGGTCAGCTGGCAGCCGGTCGACCACCTGGCCATCCCCGAGTACGACTCCCAGAACCGCACCGTCCTCGCCGGTCTGCTCGGCGCCGCCGCGGCCGCCGCCTGCCTGGGCTGGCTGCACATCGTGGTGGCCCGGCCGCTGCGCACCCTGGCCGAGCGGGCCGAGGCACTGGCCGGCGGAGACCGCAGGACCGTGCTCTTCCCACAGCACCACGACGAGGTCGGAGCCGTCACCCGCTCCCTGGAACTCATCCGCCAGCAGCTCCAGGACCAGCGCGCCCGGCAACCCCGCCACACCCCGCCCCCGCGGCACACTCCTCAGCCGTACACGCCCGAGCAGTACACAAGGAACTGA
- the pgsB gene encoding poly-gamma-glutamate synthase PgsB, protein MLFLYTVLLVCCAILLVAGVVEQRRHFANLDHIPTRVLVNGIRGKSSITRLCAGALRGGDLVTVAKTTGTAARFIHPDATEEPVYRKFGIANVVEQIGIVRRAAAYKPDALVIECMAVMPALQEINQSKLIRSTIGVLCNVREDHLAEMGPTLDDVARSLCRSMPEDGICVTAEKDRFHILQEEADARNCKLVYADPETVSDEELRGFSWFTFKENVAIALAVAELLGVDRETALKGMYDAPPDPGVLSVERYLTPGDRKLRFANVFAANDPESTLMNINQLLDLGAIHRPLNVVINCRPDRVERNGQMGEIIPDLDPEHVFVIGQPAKSAIDAIPAEFRSRAVDLGGDKRDPEEFMARMLDMLGPDSSMVAIGNIHGQGEILLEHLAELPPDESAEEPAPAATADVPEYAEPAQPPMYAPHIDPYQGYPEAYEARYAQPYAGETYAYGTWAQPHQQPHQQPHPQAQPQTPPQAQLQPQPRGMFEPRRPAHPQPPADDSQQWHSPGAQR, encoded by the coding sequence GTGCTCTTCCTCTACACCGTGCTGCTCGTCTGCTGCGCGATCCTGCTCGTCGCGGGCGTCGTGGAGCAGCGCCGGCACTTCGCCAACCTGGACCACATCCCCACCCGTGTCCTGGTCAACGGCATCCGCGGCAAGTCCTCCATCACCCGGCTGTGCGCGGGCGCCCTGCGCGGCGGCGACCTCGTCACCGTCGCCAAGACCACCGGCACCGCCGCCCGGTTCATCCACCCGGACGCCACCGAGGAACCGGTCTACCGCAAGTTCGGCATCGCCAACGTGGTCGAGCAGATCGGCATCGTGCGGCGCGCCGCCGCCTACAAGCCGGACGCGCTCGTCATCGAGTGCATGGCCGTCATGCCGGCCCTGCAGGAGATCAACCAGTCCAAGCTGATCCGCTCCACCATCGGCGTGCTGTGCAACGTCCGCGAGGACCACCTCGCCGAGATGGGCCCCACCCTGGACGACGTGGCGCGCTCGCTGTGCCGCTCGATGCCCGAGGACGGCATCTGCGTCACCGCCGAGAAGGACCGCTTCCACATCCTGCAGGAGGAGGCGGACGCCCGTAACTGCAAGCTGGTCTACGCCGATCCCGAGACGGTGAGCGACGAGGAGCTGCGCGGCTTCAGCTGGTTCACCTTCAAGGAGAACGTGGCCATCGCCCTCGCGGTCGCCGAACTCCTCGGAGTGGACCGCGAGACGGCCCTCAAGGGCATGTACGACGCCCCGCCGGACCCCGGTGTCCTCTCCGTCGAGCGGTATCTGACGCCCGGGGACAGGAAGCTGCGCTTCGCCAACGTCTTCGCGGCCAACGACCCCGAGTCGACGCTGATGAACATCAACCAGCTGCTCGACCTCGGCGCCATCCACCGCCCGCTCAACGTGGTCATCAACTGCCGCCCCGACCGCGTCGAACGCAACGGCCAGATGGGCGAGATCATCCCCGACCTCGACCCCGAGCACGTCTTCGTCATCGGCCAGCCGGCCAAGTCCGCGATCGACGCCATCCCCGCCGAGTTCCGCTCGCGCGCCGTGGACCTCGGCGGTGACAAGCGCGACCCCGAGGAGTTCATGGCCAGGATGCTGGACATGCTCGGCCCGGACTCCTCGATGGTCGCCATCGGCAACATCCACGGCCAGGGCGAGATCCTGCTGGAACACCTCGCCGAACTGCCCCCGGACGAGAGCGCCGAGGAGCCGGCACCCGCGGCGACAGCGGACGTGCCCGAGTACGCCGAGCCGGCCCAGCCACCGATGTACGCCCCGCACATCGACCCGTACCAGGGCTACCCGGAGGCGTACGAGGCCCGCTACGCGCAGCCGTACGCCGGCGAGACGTACGCGTACGGCACCTGGGCACAACCGCATCAGCAACCGCATCAGCAACCACATCCGCAGGCCCAGCCGCAGACGCCGCCGCAGGCGCAGCTCCAGCCCCAGCCCCGCGGCATGTTCGAGCCCCGCCGCCCTGCCCACCCCCAGCCCCCCGCCGACGACAGCCAGCAGTGGCACAGCCCAGGAGCACAGCGTTGA
- a CDS encoding poly-gamma-glutamate biosynthesis protein PgsC/CapC, which translates to MIPSVLTPEIAAIGIGLGLMFSLMCYLTTNLSPGGMITPGWLALTLIEDLQRAALVVGVTVLTYLATLLMQKFVILYGKRLFAAVVLSGVLIQATVIVVLQMEFPLLYANQTLGFIVPGLIGYQLVRQPKGATLLSVGSVTLATYVVLTAGILLGAMPSA; encoded by the coding sequence TTGATCCCCTCCGTCCTCACCCCCGAGATCGCCGCCATCGGCATCGGCCTGGGGCTGATGTTCTCGCTCATGTGCTACCTGACGACCAATCTGTCGCCGGGCGGCATGATCACTCCGGGCTGGCTCGCGCTCACGCTCATCGAGGACCTGCAGCGAGCCGCGCTGGTCGTCGGCGTGACCGTGCTGACGTACCTCGCCACGCTGCTCATGCAGAAGTTCGTGATCCTCTACGGCAAGCGGCTGTTCGCGGCCGTCGTGCTCAGCGGTGTGCTCATCCAGGCCACCGTGATCGTCGTGCTCCAGATGGAGTTCCCGCTGCTGTACGCCAACCAGACGCTCGGCTTCATCGTGCCGGGCCTGATCGGCTACCAACTGGTCCGCCAGCCCAAGGGCGCGACCCTGCTGTCCGTCGGATCGGTCACCCTCGCCACCTATGTGGTCCTGACCGCCGGAATCCTCCTGGGCGCCATGCCGTCCGCCTGA
- a CDS encoding NlpC/P60 family protein: MPKRTGRPLVHAATVLALLAGSAYFTYELRKDEQAKVPAAQTITENLDNSGKSTGKQTWERLNNPARSVLRDGKGAVIATFTDGARTATLKGPTRTFAEPATTSTKVVTDDWVRMMPETWTRGSEKQQWFKDWFKQYYGSEEDDIFAFAFQYIQGAPAKKDDQGIQYAGHAYYGPLKADGVDRYEQTDFYDYLGIPYTFRDGVTKYPQSDRLRSVDCSGYLRLVYGYRARFPLMSDNDHGDGLPRTADGMARGKEGVDVVKLQGPGPWYERPAGIDVLQPGDLLFFKMDHRTGNHMDHSAIYLGPDTEGHKVFISSRKEQNGPTIGDQGGVSRLDGNGFYAKLFRSAKRL; encoded by the coding sequence ATGCCTAAGCGCACAGGCCGCCCCCTTGTCCACGCGGCGACGGTCCTGGCGCTGCTCGCGGGCAGCGCCTACTTCACCTACGAACTGCGCAAGGACGAGCAGGCGAAGGTCCCGGCCGCCCAGACGATCACCGAGAACCTGGACAACTCCGGCAAGTCAACCGGAAAGCAGACCTGGGAGCGGCTGAACAACCCGGCCCGCTCGGTGCTGCGCGACGGCAAGGGCGCGGTCATCGCCACCTTCACCGACGGCGCCCGCACCGCCACCCTCAAGGGCCCGACGCGGACGTTCGCCGAACCGGCCACCACCAGCACCAAGGTCGTCACCGACGACTGGGTCCGCATGATGCCGGAGACCTGGACGAGGGGCTCCGAGAAGCAGCAGTGGTTCAAGGACTGGTTCAAGCAGTACTACGGCAGCGAGGAGGACGACATCTTCGCCTTCGCCTTCCAGTACATCCAGGGCGCGCCGGCCAAGAAGGACGACCAGGGCATCCAGTACGCCGGCCACGCGTACTACGGCCCCCTCAAGGCCGACGGCGTGGACCGCTACGAGCAGACCGACTTCTACGACTACCTGGGCATCCCGTACACCTTCCGGGACGGGGTCACCAAGTACCCGCAGTCGGACCGCCTGCGCTCGGTGGACTGCTCCGGCTATCTGCGCCTGGTCTACGGCTACCGGGCCCGCTTCCCGCTGATGTCCGACAACGACCACGGCGACGGGCTGCCGCGCACCGCCGACGGCATGGCCCGCGGCAAGGAGGGCGTCGACGTCGTCAAGCTCCAGGGGCCGGGCCCCTGGTACGAACGTCCCGCGGGCATCGACGTGCTCCAGCCCGGCGACCTGCTGTTCTTCAAGATGGACCACCGCACGGGCAACCACATGGACCACTCCGCGATCTACCTCGGTCCGGACACCGAGGGCCACAAGGTCTTCATCTCCAGCCGTAAGGAACAGAACGGACCCACGATCGGCGACCAGGGGGGTGTCTCGCGCCTCGACGGGAACGGCTTCTACGCGAAGCTGTTCCGCAGCGCGAAGCGGCTGTGA
- a CDS encoding 3-hydroxyacyl-CoA dehydrogenase NAD-binding domain-containing protein yields MSTTAELLKQASDQFPDEVVTSAHVRHFDLPFGAGRFALITLDNGLDHTKPTTFGPASLANLNTAIDQVEKEAAGGEIVGAGITGKPFIFAVGADLKGVEILKEHEHALAIGKGGHEVFKRLSKLAVPTFAYYNGAAMGGGVEVGLHCSYRTVSKAIPAFSLPEVFLGLVPGWGGCALLPNLIGADKAVSVIIENSLNQNKQLKGQQVFDLGIADAIFEGADFLEQSLLWTAQVLKGDIAVERPVIDRGEAWDQAVAKGRFIADGKVHGAAPAAYRALDIIAAAKNGDLQQGFDAEDQALADLIMGGELRSGIYAFNLVQKRGKRPAGAPDKNLARPVTKVGVVGAGLMASQLALLFLRRLEVPVVLTDIDQERVDKGVGYVHAEIDKLLGKGRINQDKANRLKALVTGVLDKAEGFSDADFIIEAVFEEIGVKQQVFAEVEAVAPAHAILATNTSSLSVTEMASKLQHPERVVGFHFFNPVAVLPLLEIVRGEKTDDASLATAFAVAKKLKKTAVLVKDAPAFVVNRILTRFMGEIQNVIDEGTPVEVAEKAVEPLGLPMSPLVLLELVGPAIGLHVSETLHGAFPDRFTVSPNLAAVVKAGKRGFYVYDSGRPELDPEVAALLKQGDSVLSEEQVRERVLDAVAQEIGLMLDEGVVAEAQDIDLCLITGAGWPFHLGGITPYLDREGVSERVNGKKFLAPGVASVPA; encoded by the coding sequence GTGAGCACCACCGCCGAGCTTCTCAAGCAGGCATCGGACCAGTTCCCCGACGAGGTCGTGACGTCCGCGCACGTACGCCACTTCGACCTCCCGTTCGGCGCCGGCCGCTTCGCGCTGATCACGCTGGACAACGGCCTGGACCACACCAAGCCGACCACCTTCGGCCCGGCCTCGCTCGCGAACCTGAACACCGCGATCGACCAGGTCGAGAAGGAGGCCGCGGGCGGCGAGATCGTCGGCGCCGGCATCACCGGCAAGCCGTTCATCTTCGCGGTCGGCGCCGACCTCAAGGGCGTGGAGATCCTCAAGGAGCACGAGCACGCGCTGGCCATCGGCAAGGGCGGCCACGAGGTCTTCAAGCGCCTGTCGAAGCTGGCCGTTCCCACCTTCGCGTACTACAACGGCGCGGCGATGGGCGGCGGCGTCGAGGTCGGCCTGCACTGCTCCTACCGGACCGTCTCCAAGGCGATCCCGGCGTTCTCGCTGCCCGAGGTCTTCCTCGGTCTGGTCCCGGGCTGGGGCGGCTGCGCGCTGCTGCCGAACCTGATCGGTGCCGACAAGGCCGTCTCGGTCATCATCGAGAACAGCCTCAACCAGAACAAGCAGCTCAAGGGCCAGCAGGTCTTCGACCTCGGCATCGCGGACGCGATCTTCGAGGGCGCCGACTTCCTGGAGCAGTCGCTGCTGTGGACCGCGCAGGTCCTCAAGGGCGACATCGCCGTCGAGCGTCCGGTGATCGACCGCGGTGAGGCCTGGGACCAGGCCGTCGCCAAGGGCCGGTTCATCGCCGACGGCAAGGTGCACGGCGCGGCCCCGGCCGCCTACCGCGCGCTCGACATCATCGCGGCCGCCAAGAACGGCGACCTGCAGCAGGGCTTCGACGCCGAGGACCAGGCACTCGCCGACCTGATCATGGGCGGTGAACTGCGCTCCGGCATCTACGCGTTCAACCTGGTGCAGAAGCGCGGCAAGCGTCCCGCGGGTGCCCCGGACAAGAACCTGGCCCGCCCGGTCACCAAGGTCGGTGTCGTCGGCGCCGGTCTGATGGCCAGCCAGCTCGCGCTGCTGTTCCTGCGCCGCCTGGAGGTGCCGGTCGTACTGACCGACATCGACCAGGAGCGCGTCGACAAGGGTGTGGGCTACGTCCACGCCGAGATCGACAAGCTGCTCGGCAAGGGCCGGATCAACCAGGACAAGGCCAACCGCCTCAAGGCGCTGGTCACCGGTGTCCTGGACAAGGCCGAGGGCTTCTCCGACGCGGACTTCATCATCGAGGCCGTGTTCGAGGAGATCGGTGTCAAGCAGCAGGTGTTCGCGGAGGTCGAGGCGGTCGCCCCGGCGCACGCGATCCTCGCGACCAACACCTCCTCGCTGTCGGTGACGGAGATGGCGTCGAAGCTGCAGCACCCCGAGCGGGTCGTCGGCTTCCACTTCTTCAACCCGGTCGCCGTCCTGCCGCTGCTGGAGATCGTCCGTGGCGAGAAGACGGACGACGCCTCGCTCGCGACCGCGTTCGCCGTCGCCAAGAAGCTGAAGAAGACCGCGGTTCTGGTCAAGGACGCCCCGGCGTTCGTCGTGAACCGCATCCTGACCCGCTTCATGGGCGAGATCCAGAACGTCATCGACGAGGGCACCCCGGTCGAGGTCGCCGAGAAGGCCGTCGAGCCGCTCGGGCTGCCGATGTCCCCGCTGGTGCTGCTGGAGCTGGTCGGCCCGGCGATCGGTCTGCACGTCTCCGAGACGCTGCACGGCGCGTTCCCGGACCGCTTCACGGTCTCCCCGAACCTCGCCGCCGTCGTCAAGGCCGGCAAGCGCGGCTTCTACGTCTACGACAGCGGCAGGCCGGAGCTGGACCCGGAGGTCGCCGCGCTGCTCAAGCAGGGTGACAGCGTCCTGTCCGAGGAGCAGGTGCGTGAGCGCGTCCTGGACGCCGTCGCCCAGGAGATCGGGCTCATGCTCGACGAGGGCGTCGTCGCCGAGGCCCAGGACATCGACCTGTGCCTGATCACGGGCGCCGGCTGGCCCTTCCACCTGGGCGGCATCACGCCGTACCTGGACCGCGAGGGTGTCTCCGAGCGCGTGAACGGCAAGAAGTTCCTGGCCCCGGGCGTGGCGAGCGTCCCGGCGTAA
- a CDS encoding thiolase family protein has translation MPRTVRDVVFVDGVRTPFGKAGPKGIYHETRADDLVVKAIRELLRRNPGLDPKKIDEVAIAATTQIGDQGLTLGRTAGILAGLPQSVPGYSIDRMCAGALTAVTTTAGSIAFGAYDAVIAGGVEHMGRHPMGEGVDPNPRFVSEKLVDESALFMGMTAENLHDRYPTITKQRADEYAVRSQEKAAKAYANGKIQQDLVPISVRRTNAEAGETGWGLVTADEPMRPGTTLENLSGLKTPFRVHGRVTAGNAAGLNDGATASIIASEDFARENGLPVKMRLVSYAFAGVEPEVMGYGPIPATEKALAKAGLSISDIGLFEINEAFAVQVLAFLEHYGIADDDTRVNQYGGAIAFGHPLASSGVRLMTQLARQFEEQPHVRYGLTTMCVGFGMGATVIWENPHFEGDK, from the coding sequence GTGCCTCGTACCGTCAGGGACGTCGTCTTCGTCGACGGCGTCCGCACCCCGTTCGGCAAGGCGGGCCCGAAGGGCATCTACCACGAGACCCGCGCCGACGACCTCGTCGTGAAGGCGATCCGGGAGCTGCTGCGCCGCAACCCCGGTCTGGACCCGAAGAAGATCGACGAGGTCGCCATCGCCGCGACCACGCAGATCGGTGACCAGGGACTCACCCTCGGCCGTACGGCGGGCATCCTCGCGGGCCTGCCGCAGTCCGTGCCGGGCTACTCGATCGACCGTATGTGCGCCGGTGCGCTGACGGCCGTCACCACCACCGCCGGTTCGATCGCCTTCGGCGCCTACGACGCCGTCATCGCCGGTGGCGTCGAGCACATGGGCCGCCACCCGATGGGCGAGGGCGTGGACCCGAACCCCCGGTTCGTGAGCGAGAAGCTCGTCGACGAGTCGGCCCTGTTCATGGGCATGACCGCCGAGAACCTGCACGACCGGTACCCGACGATCACCAAGCAGCGTGCCGACGAGTACGCGGTGCGTTCGCAGGAGAAGGCCGCCAAGGCGTACGCCAACGGCAAGATCCAGCAGGACCTGGTGCCGATCTCGGTCCGCCGCACCAACGCCGAGGCCGGCGAGACCGGTTGGGGTCTGGTCACCGCCGACGAGCCGATGCGCCCGGGCACCACGCTGGAGAACCTGTCCGGCCTCAAGACGCCGTTCCGCGTGCACGGCCGGGTCACCGCCGGCAACGCGGCCGGCCTGAACGACGGCGCCACCGCCTCGATCATCGCGAGCGAGGACTTCGCCCGCGAGAACGGCCTGCCGGTCAAGATGCGCCTCGTCTCGTACGCCTTCGCCGGCGTCGAGCCGGAGGTCATGGGCTACGGCCCGATCCCGGCCACCGAGAAGGCCCTCGCCAAGGCGGGCCTGTCCATCTCCGACATCGGCCTGTTCGAGATCAACGAGGCCTTCGCCGTGCAGGTGCTGGCCTTCCTCGAGCACTACGGCATCGCGGACGACGACACGCGCGTCAACCAGTACGGCGGCGCCATCGCCTTCGGCCACCCGCTGGCCTCCTCCGGCGTCCGTCTGATGACGCAGCTGGCCCGCCAGTTCGAGGAGCAGCCGCACGTCCGCTACGGCCTGACCACCATGTGCGTCGGCTTCGGCATGGGCGCGACGGTCATCTGGGAGAACCCGCACTTCGAGGGGGACAAGTGA